One stretch of Tepidibacter hydrothermalis DNA includes these proteins:
- a CDS encoding spore germination protein yields the protein MIKKNRFIDKMEEFKNSNIGISTRKLSIMNIDIFILYIQHITDKERLSNDIIKPILQDGKHEILSIDKIANSVIYIDDISIDDDENKMIDHLLSGTSIIFIPNEEKYIVANTLKIEKRGIEPPVIDTTLRGSKDSFTENFDDNMSLIRYRIKDKSLRIDHFIIGKRTNTNVALIYMEDIINKKCVTEVTKKLEAIDIDGIFESGYIQKFVLKDTFNLFPQAGIVERSDTACANILEGKLIIIVEGSNLALVMPKTFIEFLDVGDDHYDNIYLGMFSKSLRIVALVVSLTLSSLYVAVVSFHPDILPPQYILAIASSRVTVPFNAFVEATLMEFVAEILREASIRLPKQIGPAIGIVGAIVIGQAAVAAGLVSPLMVIMVALSIMCSFVAPDYTIMNPIRILKFFMILITGIFGLFGFVMGFTLIAINLCSIKTLGVPYVAPMSPFNFKDLKNYILSDITVSKKRPKYLNTRDKIRQK from the coding sequence ATGATTAAAAAAAACAGATTTATAGATAAGATGGAAGAATTTAAAAATTCTAACATAGGAATATCTACAAGAAAGCTATCCATTATGAATATAGATATATTTATACTATATATCCAACACATTACAGATAAAGAAAGACTATCAAATGATATTATAAAACCCATATTACAAGATGGGAAACATGAAATTCTTAGTATAGATAAAATAGCAAATTCGGTTATTTATATAGATGATATTTCGATTGATGATGATGAAAATAAGATGATTGATCACCTTTTGTCAGGAACATCTATTATTTTCATACCTAATGAAGAAAAATATATAGTAGCAAATACTTTAAAGATTGAAAAAAGAGGAATTGAACCACCTGTCATAGACACTACATTAAGGGGATCTAAGGATTCTTTTACTGAAAATTTTGATGATAATATGTCCTTGATAAGATATAGAATAAAGGATAAATCCCTTAGAATAGATCATTTTATCATCGGGAAAAGAACAAATACAAATGTTGCTTTAATTTACATGGAAGATATTATAAATAAAAAATGTGTTACTGAAGTAACAAAAAAGTTAGAAGCTATAGATATAGATGGGATTTTTGAATCAGGATATATTCAAAAATTTGTCTTAAAAGATACTTTTAACCTGTTTCCACAGGCGGGCATTGTAGAGAGATCCGATACGGCATGTGCAAACATACTTGAAGGTAAGCTTATTATCATAGTAGAAGGCAGCAATTTAGCCTTAGTTATGCCAAAAACCTTTATTGAATTTCTAGATGTTGGTGATGATCATTATGATAATATATACTTAGGAATGTTTTCTAAATCATTGAGAATAGTAGCACTTGTAGTATCTTTAACATTATCTTCTTTATATGTTGCAGTTGTTAGTTTTCACCCCGATATACTTCCACCACAATATATTTTAGCTATAGCAAGTTCTAGAGTAACAGTTCCATTTAATGCTTTTGTAGAAGCAACATTAATGGAATTTGTAGCTGAAATACTAAGGGAAGCTAGTATAAGACTTCCAAAACAAATAGGTCCAGCTATTGGTATTGTAGGTGCTATTGTTATTGGTCAAGCAGCAGTTGCGGCAGGACTTGTTAGCCCTCTTATGGTCATTATGGTAGCATTATCCATTATGTGTTCTTTTGTGGCACCTGACTACACTATCATGAATCCAATTCGAATATTAAAGTTTTTTATGATTCTAATAACAGGTATATTTGGATTATTCGGATTCGTTATGGGATTTACACTTATTGCAATTAATTTATGTTCTATTAAAACTCTGGGAGTACCTTATGTTGCTCCTATGTCACCTTTTAATTTCAAAGATTTAAAAAATTATATTTTAAGTGATATAACTGTATCTAAAAAAAGACCTAAATATTTAAATACAAGGGATAAGATAAGACAAAAATAG